A segment of the Agrobacterium tumefaciens genome:
TCACGGTGAACACGCGCATCATGGCGGCAAGGATAACAACTTGCGCGCTGCCTACCTGCATGTGCTGGCCGATGCACTGACCTCTGTTCTGGCCATCGTTGCGTTGCTGCTTGGCAAGTGGAATGGCTGGTCGTTTCTCGATCCTGCCATGGGCATCGTCGGCGGGTTGGTGATTGCCCGTTGGTCGTGGGGTCTGATCCGCGTCACGGCGGCGACACTTGTTGATGCCGTGCCGGTGACGGAAGATCTGCCGAAGGAAATTCGAGAGAAGGTAGAGACGGCCGAAGACCGGATTACCGATCTGCACGTCTGGCAGGTCGGGCCGGGGCATCATGCCGCAATCGTCGCCATTCGTTCCGAGGCACCACAGGCGCCTGCCTTCTACAAACAGAAGCTTGCGGCGATAGATGAGCTTTCGCACATAACGGTCGAAGTCAGTCCGCTAACGGCCTGAAAAGAATCGACCTAGTCGTCGTACTCGGAATAGGCGCTTCGAACCCACTGGACCTGTGCTTCCGCCTTGTCCTCGGCGGAGGCCGGCGTGGGGCTGTCCTGATAGGTGGGGGCGTTGGCACTGCCCACGGCCCACAGCACATTGGCCAGCGAGGTGGAGAGCACTGTACTGGAAACGGTGGGGTTGCCAGGGCCGCGCTTCACGGCCTGTTCTTCGGCGGCATTCTGTTGGCTGCCGCCCTTGTCTATGTCCCGGACACGTCCTTGATAATTGTATCCGCTGAGGCTGCTATCGATCTGCATGGCAGTGATTCCGCGTTTATAAGTTAACAAATGGTTAACGCGGACAGCTTGTGCGAAGCTTGCAGATGCTGCGTTGCAGCGACGTATTGGCTTGACAGCAGAGGAAGTGCTGCTTCGTTTTTGCGTTTCCGGGGCTTGCAAAACAGCAAAAAGACGTGAGCCGGACCGATTCCCTCAAAAAACGCCCCGCGTCCTTTCGAACGCACGGCACTTGAATAGTCGCGTATGGCGCATCGCAATACGCCACGGATGGGCCAATCAGGCCAGTTGTTTTTCCGGCGCTTTCTCCGGGGTCTTGTCGTCTGCCACGGCCTGCTCTTCTGGTTCCTGATCCGGTTCTGCTTCCGGTTCCTGCACTGCAGGCGTTACCATCGCAGCCACCAGGGTTTCGATGCCAATGGTGCCGACCGGCTTGCCATCTTCGTCAACCACGTGCGCGGTTGTTTCATTGGCTTCGGAAAGATCGCGAGCAATGGTTTCCAGCGTTGCCGTTTCCGGCACCGGCATGCCTTCCGGCTTGGCCACCAGCGGCTCCATTACCGTCGTCGCCTGCAACACACGGCCACGATTGACGTCACGCACGAAGTCGCTGACATAGCCGTCGGCCGGCGAAAGGATGATGCTCTGGCCGTCACCCTGCTGCACGACTTCGCCGTCTTTCAGAATGGCGATGTGATCTCCCAGACGCAGCGCTTCATCCAGATCGTGGGTGATGAAGACCACCGTCTTTTGCAGTTCCTGCTGCAGTTCAAGCAGCATCGTCTGCATGTCGACACGGATCAGAGGGTCAAGCGCCGAATAGGCTTCGTCCATCAGCAGAATGTCGGCGTCATTGCTCAGTGCGCGGGCAAGGCCAACGCGCTGCTGCATGCCGCCGGAAAGCTGGTTCGGGTAGTAATCCTCATATCCGGCCAGGCCGACCCGCTCCAGCCAATAACGGCCTTTCTCTTCACTCGTCTTGCGCGGCACGCCCTGGATATCGAGTCCGTAGACGCTGTTTTCCAGCACGGTACGGTGCGGTAGCAGGCCGAACTTCTGGAACACCATTGCCGTCTTGTGGCGGCGAAACTGGCGTAGCGCCGAGGCATTCATCGAGCAGATGTCTTCCCCATCATACAGTACCTCACCGGCGGTCGGGTCGATCAACCGGTTGATGTGACGGATCAGGGTGGATTTACCGGAGCCCGAAAGACCCATCACAACGGTAATCTTGCCGCCCGGCATGGTGATGTTGATGTTGTTCAGACCGAGCACGTGGTTGTGCTTGTCGTTTAGCTCGGTCTTGTCCATGCCGGCGCGAACCGCTTCGAGATATTTCTCAGGATGCTTGCCGAAGATCTTGTAGAGATTCTTGATTTCGATGCTTTTAGCCATGGCTGACCTCGCGATGTTTCTGGAGACGTTTGCCGAATGCCTGGCTGGCGCGGTCGAACATGATGGCGATGGCCACCAGCGCGAAACCGTTCAGGAAACCGATTGTGAAGAACTGATTGTTGATGGCTTGCAGCACGTTTTTGCCAAGACCGCCGACGCCGACCATGGAGGCCACGACGACCATGGCAAGTGCCATCATGATGGTCTGGTTGATGCCGGTCATGATCGTGGGCAGCGCCAACGGAAGCTGGACATTGAACAGCTTCTGGCGGTTTGACGAACCGAAAGCATCGGCCGCCTCAAGCACTTCACGATCCACCAGCCGGATGCCGAGGCTCGTCAGTCGAATGACCGGCGGAATGGCGTAGATGACAACCGCGATCAGGCCGGGCACCTTGCCGATGCCGAAGATCACCACGACCGGAATGAGATAAACGAAACTCGGCAACGTCTGCATCACGTCGAGCACTGGATTGATGATGCGCTGCATGCGATCCGAGCGGCCCATGACGATGCCAACTGGCAGGCCAATGACCATGGCGATGAGGGTGGCGATGGCGACAATGGAAAGCGTCGTCATCGCATCACGCCACAGACCAACCGCGCCGATCAGGCAGAGCGAGAGAGCGGTGCCGGCGGTGATGCGGAAACTGCGACCTGCAAGATGCACAAGGGCGAGAATACAGAGAAAGATGATGATCCATGGCGTCTGGATGAAAAACCGTTCCGATGCGTTCAGGAAGAGCTGCAACGGGTGCACGACCGTATCGATGATGTCGCCATAATTGCGAACGATGTCGCGGAACCCGTCATCGATTGTTTTGCGCGCCACGCGCATGGTGCTGTTGCCAATAGCCGGAAACTTGCACAGCATGTCCGGCATGTAATCACATAAGGCCATTATTGTTGTTTTCCTTATTGTCGCTCACGGGAGCGGAGTAGCGGCCGCCAGAGGGGCGGTATGTCTTGAACATGCCCATAGCCGCTCAAACCACGGGCGGTTTGAAGGGATAGGGGCGAACGAAGGCTTCCGCCGGGTGGTGTTCCCGGCGGCTGCATGGTTTTGTCTGTTCAGGCTCAGATCGATGCCTTGATCTTTTCGGCGACTTCCGGCGAAACCCACTTCGTCCAGATTTCCTCGTGGTTTTCGAGGAAGTACTGTGCGCCGTCTTCGTTGGTGCCCTGGTTTTCATCCATCCAGGCAAGGATTTCGGCGACGGTCGTGTTGTCCCACTGGCGCGCCTTGACGTAGTCCGCAGAGGCGCCGGCCTTTTCGGCAAAGTCCTTGGTCACGACGGTAAACACATCCGCGACCGGATAGGCGTTCGGCTTCGGATCGGCGCAATCCACTTTGGCCGTGCAGACATCAAAAGCTGCACGGTCGAGTTCCACGCCGTCATCCAGCTTTACCATCTCGTATTTGCCGAGGATGGCCGTCGGTGCCCAATAGTAACCAAGCCAGCCCTGCTTCTTCTCGAAAGCATTGGCGATGGAGCCATCGAGACCTGCGGCCGAGCCGGTGTCGACGAGCGTGAAGCCCTTCTTGTCGCCTTCGCGCGCCTTGTAGAGGTTAGCCGTCGTCACCTGGCAATTCCAGCCAGACGGGCAATTGTGGACGGCGCCCTTGCTGGCATCTTCCGGGGCAGGGAAGAGTTCGGGATGCTTCAGTGCGTCCTCGACGGTCTTGATCTCAGGATTTGCGTCTGCAACGAATTTCGGGACCCACCATCCTTCAACGCCGCCGTCAGTCAGGATTTTGGTGGCTTCAACCAGGCGGCCTTCCTTGATGGCTGCATCGAGCGGATCACGAACGGCGTTGACCCAGAGTTCCGGCGCCATGTCCGGTTGCCCCTTTTCGTTCATGGAAGCGAAGGTCGGCATGGTATCGCCGCTGACGATGTTGACCGTGCAGTCGTAACCGTTTTCCATGATGAACTTGTCGACATACGCTGCGACACCGGCCGATGCCCAGTTCATTTCGGCGATGGAGATTGAGCCGCATTCTTCGGCGGCGTTGGCGGAACTTGCTGCACCGGCAGCGACGAAAAAGCCCGTTACGAGAATGGTCGAGGCGAGGAGTTTCTTCATGGTTATAAGACCCCCAAGTCTAATGCAGTGTTTTCAAAAGGCATACCGGGGCACTGCAAAGCCCGGCCTGCCAGAACATCGGCGCGAAAATCACGATGATTTTCGAAAAGCGCGA
Coding sequences within it:
- a CDS encoding proline/glycine betaine ABC transporter permease, with protein sequence MALCDYMPDMLCKFPAIGNSTMRVARKTIDDGFRDIVRNYGDIIDTVVHPLQLFLNASERFFIQTPWIIIFLCILALVHLAGRSFRITAGTALSLCLIGAVGLWRDAMTTLSIVAIATLIAMVIGLPVGIVMGRSDRMQRIINPVLDVMQTLPSFVYLIPVVVIFGIGKVPGLIAVVIYAIPPVIRLTSLGIRLVDREVLEAADAFGSSNRQKLFNVQLPLALPTIMTGINQTIMMALAMVVVASMVGVGGLGKNVLQAINNQFFTIGFLNGFALVAIAIMFDRASQAFGKRLQKHREVSHG
- a CDS encoding ABC transporter substrate-binding protein codes for the protein MKKLLASTILVTGFFVAAGAASSANAAEECGSISIAEMNWASAGVAAYVDKFIMENGYDCTVNIVSGDTMPTFASMNEKGQPDMAPELWVNAVRDPLDAAIKEGRLVEATKILTDGGVEGWWVPKFVADANPEIKTVEDALKHPELFPAPEDASKGAVHNCPSGWNCQVTTANLYKAREGDKKGFTLVDTGSAAGLDGSIANAFEKKQGWLGYYWAPTAILGKYEMVKLDDGVELDRAAFDVCTAKVDCADPKPNAYPVADVFTVVTKDFAEKAGASADYVKARQWDNTTVAEILAWMDENQGTNEDGAQYFLENHEEIWTKWVSPEVAEKIKASI
- a CDS encoding glycine betaine/L-proline ABC transporter ATP-binding protein — its product is MAKSIEIKNLYKIFGKHPEKYLEAVRAGMDKTELNDKHNHVLGLNNINITMPGGKITVVMGLSGSGKSTLIRHINRLIDPTAGEVLYDGEDICSMNASALRQFRRHKTAMVFQKFGLLPHRTVLENSVYGLDIQGVPRKTSEEKGRYWLERVGLAGYEDYYPNQLSGGMQQRVGLARALSNDADILLMDEAYSALDPLIRVDMQTMLLELQQELQKTVVFITHDLDEALRLGDHIAILKDGEVVQQGDGQSIILSPADGYVSDFVRDVNRGRVLQATTVMEPLVAKPEGMPVPETATLETIARDLSEANETTAHVVDEDGKPVGTIGIETLVAAMVTPAVQEPEAEPDQEPEEQAVADDKTPEKAPEKQLA